In the Necator americanus strain Aroian chromosome X, whole genome shotgun sequence genome, cttctttaatttttaaaatttcttatgATGTCATACTTTTAATAAATGCttaatatttttctctcttattcCGCTCATTTAATTGTATTCAATTCATTGCAATTGTATGACAATCCAGCACTGTATGTCtggataaaatgataaaactCCTGTGATTTTATTTACGTATCATGCTAATAGAATTCCGTTCAGAAGTGAACTTCAACCTTTTCCTATGTAATTAATTATCTAAACGTTTAGCTGCTATTTTTTATGTCTCTTATATTCTTTTTGTGACTAAGggagctttaaaaaaacctttaagactgttttttttttcttacaaaggTGTGTATATGACATATTAAGGCTCAAAAATTCGGAGATACAACTGAATTACGAGCTTGCTACGAGAAAAATTGTGCTTATACACACCATAAACCCTACACTTCTCTTTAAGAACAGCTTAGAAATTCACGTTTGGTAAAGGAGATAACGATTTAATTATTCATAAACACACGAACCAGTTGTTCTCCAGAATGCAGAAAAGGGCGCAATTGAATACATCAGTGAAATGATTGAAATGTATAAATACCACATGGAGGGAAAAAGCTGAACTCGGAGGTTTAGCTGAGCTCTTTAAGACATGGACTTTTCTACTAGAGCAATCCTATTTAATGATTCTCGTTAACATTCAGTACAGTACAACATTCCAATTTGGAATAAATCAAGTCAATTTTAGGACACTGAAACCAAgctctttcaatttttcagcaaCTTCTTTAGGAAGTGGAGGTGATCGAAGAATTACTTTGTCGTCCGGATTTGATGAGGTCGATGAGTCATTAATggccgttgttgtcgtttcTGGCTCGGATTGAGGAGTCGCAGCCGGTAGAACTTCGGTAGGTACGTACTCGTCCATTGGGATAGTTGAATCACCTAGTGGTCGAGCAGTAGTAGAAGATACGTCATCCTCTGCTCCTGGATAAGGTGGCGTCGATGAAGATGATGAGTCTTCAGCATCAATGTAGAGAGGAGGACCGTCTTTCTCCGGAGGGTAAGCTGTTACCGATGCAGGCGTCGTGCCCATTATTTCGACGACAACATCAGAAGTGGTTTTATCATCTGTAACCGATTTGAGTTTCTCGTCGATAGGACCCAATGTTGTTGACGGAATTTCATTGGGCAGTTCTTCTGCTTCAGTTGGATTACCAGCTGCCAGTTTTCTGTTAATATCTGAATCAGTTCCATCGTCACCGACAGACTTCATGGAAAACTCGTCCGTTTTTGGGGCATCCTCCTTCGCAATTTCAACGCCATGCTTGTCTTGATTACCACCTTCATTTTCCGGCGACCTTGCTAAAAATGTACCTGAAAATCTACTATCAAAGTTTGAGCCACCGAAACCACTTTGAATGGTAGTCGTTTCTTCCGTCGGGGACTGTACAGGATAATTAGCGTTTAAACTTCCCTCCCAGTTTGTGGGCGCAGTAGGATACGCATCCTGCGGTTCAGAAGAAGTTTTGACGTTATTCTGCGAATAAACTATTTCCTGGTCTCTGATAATTGGAGGCCTTCCATATGAACTACCACTGCTTCTAACTGGTGGAGCTGTCGCATATCCAGAAGATTGGTGCGAATAGTAAGGATTGTATGGATAACTGTAGTAACTACTGTGCTCGTTACTATTTACATTCCACCCGGAAGGTGCTTGATGAGGAGTCACATATCTTTGCTGATAGTAATTGTAGTAGGCTGGAGCGTGTTCGTAGCTGGTCTGTTGTTGGTATCCATACGGTCGCTGATATGAAACTTGATCGAATTCCCATTGCTGAAGATGATACGATGGCGAATTGAATTGTCGTTTGACCCTGGAATGTGTACGATTAATCAAGGTCACCATCATCACTCGTCACTATAAGCATGATTCTTCGCAGCAGAACATAAGTACACAAAACAAAGTATAGCAACAGTTacgaaaaaatatgcaaaaggAGCTGAATTAcctcaaattttgaattccTGGAAGGAGGACAAAGAGGAGGAGTAGAAGAGTATGCATTTTGGCACGGCACGGTAACAACGTTTAACGTCGTGAAGAATCCGAGCGTAACCAGTTGCAGTCAGGGACACTGGCCGAAAAATGACCCATTTAAGGATGTGAGTCATCGACTAAATACCTCGCAGATCATCCGATATAATCACAAGTCACATGAGTTATTTGTGACTGTTGAGCGAACGCAGGAAATTCTTTCTTCGTGATGCTAACAGTTGATGGATGAATCATCAAATCATAAGCATACGAGAACAAAGCCGAACGATCAACAAACTGGCTGTTCGGAGAAAATCGTTTCGGAAGAGCTAAATGCTACCTTAACTCATCCTTGATTGGAGCACGTATCGTCAGCAAAAATAAACGTTtccaaatggaaaaaaaaactctcacaTTTCTTTCTCGAACAGAATTTCTAAAACCTTTTAGCGACAAATAGTTGAAGGAACCAGATTCCTaatttaaattattgttttgCTAACGTATTTACTGTTGTTCACCTAACGgacagaaagagaaatttgagaacagaaaacgtttttttctctctctcaaaaGAGACGCTCACCTTGACgtaaaaaaatagcaagtTTTGCAGTTTTGCAGAGAAAAGGTCGATCAAGGGAATGATAAGGATAGCATTTATCTCCTCCACATTTTTCATGCTTGACAGGATTTGGAGCTCAACTAGTAAGAAGGATGGGAAGATCCATTGAACGCAAGGAACTGAATTGGAAATTTTAGGAACTTATTTCCGATATTTTGAACACATCTTACTTTTAAGCTCTCAATCATCTTAACTTCTCTGATAATGTACTGTAGGATATTTTTGAGTATATACATAACTTCTAGGTGATTTATTATTCTTCGTCCAGAAATCTTTTGAACAGtcttcctcagaaaaaaaaaacaagaatccGCAAAGAAAGAACCTCTGCATTGcataattaattttcaaaaaaaaaaacagatgatgATGGTCATCATCGTTTTATGATGCgcgaaacgagaaaaaaatgttcctcaATACGTCGTACGAACTTTTCTTCACCTAGACCGACACTTCAGGAATAGAGCTTAGGTTCGGCGATACTAATGGATCTTATTAGAAATATAATCAGGTGCACAACAAATAAAAGGACTTATTGTTCCTATCCGAATCCCATAAGGGAAATTTCTTACCACTTATCAAATTATCGAATAATAACCTAAGCAGTAAGTTAATCTCAGACGCTCCTTGGATGCTTCTGGATTTTAATTAGGTCTTTGATTAAATGCATGTAATTATGTGCGTAACATAGCAAGCTTAAAAGCTTTCCGAGAATTGCCAACCAATCAGTGTTAGCTCCTCTCAGTGAATCCATTCATTCGATTCATCATtaggtttcctttttttgttcagagaATTTCGAGCAACTGCGACTAATTCGTTTCGAAACTTGTGAAACCATGACGGAGTGGTTGAatggttttttaaaagaagtatTCTCTTTacagaaaatcttctttttttctcttttcttctgtttggATCCAAGCAGTTTCCTATGATGCATGATTCGTTACCAGtagctaagtttttttttagtttccttGCAACGTCCTCAAAAGCATGGTTAAGAGTTCAGTTGTAGGCGAAAATGTTAGCATTACGGTAATTTCTCTCTCGcggacaaaatttgaaaaatacggTCGAGCGAAGCTTTAAGGACTACTACTAAATATACTTCATCAACACTCTTCTGTTATCGTATATTTTTTACTGCAGCGATAAACttaaatttccttcttctcctcttcttaAATTCGTCATTCTGAGTAGAAATGGAAGGCAGGATTTTGACGAATTCTCTCAACTCTTCCCGAAATCAGGTCAATTCAGGTCATTCTCTCTTATATGGAATCTACATTGACTTacgtttcttttgtttctctttcgtGATAAGAGATGAGACACGAAGGTTTGcgtgatagaaaaaaatacaacgcCCACTTCTTTTAGCGAAGTCGATACGGTGGCCGGTATATAAGCCCACACGGTTCAAATCAGATCCACGTCATCATGATGATctacacttttcttctttgcgtCGGTGTTGTGTCAGCTGGTGTCGGAAGGTTAGTTACGAGTTTTGGGATTCGTTTATTtcaacgtctttttttctatgaaatcgATGAACTGTCAAAAAATATTAAGGGAAGATCTTTGTTCATTTctctggaagaagaaaagtaaaacattCAAATAACAATTGAAATAAATCCTGAGATGTATTACGTAGTGTCTGCATGCTTTTGTTTGTTCTCATAACATTATCGTTGGACTTTAAGGGGAATTCTAGAACTAGGTTACTACCTCCGAAAGATCGTTTCCCCTGAGGAAGTCTACTTCTCTTTCGTTTTCGTAAAGCGATTCTAGTAAAATTGCTCCAATTTTCAGATTCCGTCGTGGTGGTTACGGTCGCCCAGATATTCTACCTCCTCCACCTATTGACTCCGGATTACCACCTCAGGAAGAGACTCCGGTGTTCCCACCATCCGGAGGAGGTGGATATGGACGCCCCAACTATCCACCACCATTCCCACCATCGGGCGGCGGTAACTATGGCCGCCCCAATGATTTCACATCGGTTAACGTGTACGACAGACCTTCTGGAGGTGGATACGGTCGACCACATGGTGGATATGGAAGGGGAGGTTTTGGAGGTGGTGGCTTTGGCGATTCTGACGGAGGTTTTGGCGGTGGCGGCTCATTCAACGGACCATTCGGCGGCGGCaagtagaaaatttcaagCTATACGTTCGATACGGGTACTCGGtcatttttccaataaaaCGTTGGAACTTTCTATGTGTACTTATCGATTTTTATTCATGCTATCAAACGAGGTTTAGTTAAGAAATTAAGCTCTACATGGGatactatcaaaaaaaaattagtttcaaATAATTGATGTTAACTAAACTCATCGcgattccaaaagaaaaaaaataaggacacAGAGAGGTTCACTGAATAGCTGTGGTTTTCATACTCTCGTTTTTCTACGCGATAACTTGAAACTGCTTTTCTCTCTTAATTTGTTATATGtgacggttttttttacgcAGTTTTGTTACAAAATGACAGGAGCGAAAGCAAGTTGTCAATAACATTACAGTAGATTTGTTTCAAGGTCTAAAGACGATCGTTCAGGCTGCAACCTTGGTCTGTGTTCATTCTAAAAGGTTCGATTCCTTGAAAGTACAAAGCGCTGAGAGAATACGAGAAATCTCTCACTATCCTTTCCAAGTTTCCCAAATTTTgtcaaaagaaactttttttttaacttattcTTTTTGGGAGAAAGggcaaaaatgtaaaatgacGCGTGCATTATGACGTTTGCCTAGTGCGTTTCCTTCTTAGATTTCACaaaaagttccagaaaatccaTGCATACATACTCGACGTCATAATTCACTCGACGCGAGCACACTTCTTCCAGAGCCGGAAACGAGTcgatgaaaaattgttttcacaATTAATCGTCAAGAAAGCTCCTTCGCACGATCAACACAACAATTTTCGAGTTGTAGTGAAAATTAAGATCTATATCACAGGTTTGTAGGCTCCTTTGAAATATCTCAGCGAAGAGGGATAAAAAATTAATCGAATATCAGGATTGGTGTCGAATACGAGTTGCTGTACATACTTACGGTAGAGGAGAAAACAAGATGTGAGATTTTCCACGATTCTCcaaaaattatatttactAATAATCTACGCAAAAATGGAATTAAAATTGCGGAAATTTGTACATTTCAGCAGTGCTTTTCTATTCGCTATCCTAGAAGAATTAAAGAATTCGCAAACAATCctaatccaaaaaaatgaactaataAATGAACTAAATGTTCTggtatttcatagattttgtCTTGCAATGAATTCTAACACAACCCAGCTGTTTTTCAAGACACAAGAATGGCCATTTCGTTTGGAATTAGCTTCTGAATAGTGTTCTTAGGAAAAGATACTATGAGAaggagaaatttcatttaaggGAGAAGACGAATCCGCAGGAGTACGAATCTATGCACAATACAGTGAGATCTGCAATAATACTATCCAAATGGCTGccgagagaagaaaaaaacgatatgaatacaattttttcataACCGAGGAAAAGATTTTTCCATAAAGTATTATTCTTAAGCCTTCGAAAGTCCAAGTTATGTacggaattttttaaaatttatttatttcacggGATTTTCTCAACGGTTGACTGGCAAAGTGTTTTCAGCGGTGTGTTTATATTTAGGGATATTTCCTTTCAAAAGAttccaaaacttcaaaaaaaacggGTTGGATACAACACCTTAAAAAAGGGTTACGTATTAAAATGATATTTAATTTTGTGTGACTGCATTAAACTACCAAAACCATAAAGGATGCCAATAGGGTCATTAAAATATCCATTAAAAGAACGAGAAACTAATTTACACTATTGCAAATGCAAGAAATAGTGGCATTCTCTTTGTCGACATAGTGAGtgtgaaaaactgaaatgcCACTACAATGTAAGGCATTCATTCCTTcaattttaatggattttacTTCGTTCAATCTACCTTTTGTAAATCGGCCCTTGTTTGATCGTATTCTGGAGGAACTTCTAAAGGATTACTTGATCTATTCTAATTTTACGGCTTAGATCAACGTGGACACACTGTCTTATTACAAATAGTTTGGAACGGTCAAGAAATCGCCTTCCACACTTATTATTAGGATATTGTCtgaaaattataatttaatttgaagtcaaattcatttaatttatttgctgTTCAAAATCAGCTCCCTAATTTCATAGACCATTCAAGTTCTGGATTAGGGAGTTGACATTTTCAAGCTATGTCAGGAATAGGATGAAACGCGgaccaaaaaaatctaataattGCATGGTAAATGGATCGGAATAGAACTCAGcgaataaatttttcatgaGTCCTGCATTAAGCATTCGTTACACAGCAACTGCGTTCTCGAATTCAGGAGAAGCAGCAGAgtaatttattgtttatatgTTCCACTTTCTGGAAGTAGACCATTGTGAGAACTCCATAAGATAATGGTTCATATATGCACTCTTAAAATTCCTTCGGATTTCCACTTCATCCGGATTCTACTTAGGACTCCTTCTACATTTAGGAACACGAATTTGGATAATCAGGTGCTAGAACAAATTCTCTTATTAGGCTTATTTCATTCGTTGCGTTGCCTGATTGAAATGAGAGGACGTGAAACGGGAAGAATCCGAAACGTTATTGCATTGTTCCATGCTGTGGAGGTCCTGGGTTATCTAAGAGGCTTGTACTGTTTCTAAGTAACTCAGCATCTTGGATGACCCGGCGTAAAGTTTCGGATTACAATACCTCAATGATATCGGTATGACCTACAGGTAGATCACGGAATCTCTGTCTCGCCACCCCCTGTTTTGGACCACCGCCGCGTTATCGATTTGCTTTCACGCTGATACGTCTgtcaaatttttgttgtatttagTTTCCTTTTGTACTTTGGCTTAGTACAGTAATtgtttttcatggtttttctcCTACATTGATTCCTTGATTTTCTCCTCATTATCACAGTTATTCATCAAAGCAAGCTTTGCATACTTTGGTTTTTGTCTATTCTGTGTCCTCCTTGATGTCAAACGGCAAAGAAATgggaagattttttctaaCTCTTGCAACCCTCATGCATTTAAATATacttaaaaagattttttggcttatttttttcccaattttgcCTATCTACAAATGTCTGACTAGACTACAATTGAGACTACAGACTTCTCAAGTGATATGCTTTTCAATTCAGTTCTTTTTGTATTCTTGAACATTTTGACGTTTAGTTATGGAAAAATTGACGGAATTTGTTGAAGCTGTCATCACATCGTGCTTGTATATGTTTAGACCACGAAAATCTCATCATTTCAAGCCTTTTTGCTCAGCTTAGaagtcattttttgttttttttttgttctttcctgTTTAGTGggtgaattttaaaaaattactcgTGCAAACCTAATGGTATATTCCACAGAAGTACGTTAATGAGCCACTATTGAAATTATTCTTTGAAATAATATCCATAAGATATAGTGCAGCAAGTACTGCTAATGGTTTGCGCCAGACGTAGAGAAATTCCACGGATCATTAGATCAAGACATTTTTGTAGGCTTGATAACGACCGTATTCTATGAATGAGTAATTAAGCAATTGAGGTTGACATGAATAGACGTGATTGTGCTtgcatttgtattttttattgttttgaatACGATTTTTAAtgtattcttctcttttattatcCGTGTATTTAGTACATTTTATCGAGTAAGTGCAAAATTTCCTGCAAACCTTTGGCGCAAAATGGAAATGATAAGTGATAGCTCCGGAAAAATGTGGTGAATCTTGTCCAATCGAAGTAATCAGGTTggtttccatttgtttttttttatttgtggaGTTTTTCACGAGTAAAAAGATCGAAATTATCTATTTCCCTGCTATTCTCAtattgataaataaataatcaatattaattataaataataatagctaAAATTCTGTAAATGTAAGGGAAATTCATGTGTTCTATGTGAGCGATTGTACATCATTTTTGACTCAATTGCAGTACTAATCGAAATAAATTGCAATATAGAATCCATACAATCATAGTTGATTTATGCATGCGCGGCGCTAACTCTGATATTCAGTGAATTTTTTGGTTTCCCTCCCAACGTTATTCTCTTCGCTAACGCTGTTTATTGACATTTATGATGAAGGAAAAAGTGGGAGATTGCCATAATTGTCCTACATCCTTCATCGAACAAGCTGCTCTTATGTCTTCTCTGCTATCGAATACTTTTCTGGATACTTATCCCACATTGTGAATTACTTATAATTCATTGCAGTATAAGTCGCGACATAAAATcatttctctctctctatctCTGAGCTTTCCTCAACCAAAATTTGTAGCAGTTTCCAGTATTGGTTtgataaaactttttttgaaggtaaATCGGAGAGATTTTATTTATCGATGAAAATTTATTAAGCCTTTTAGTAAAGAACTGGAGCCAAATTCTAGCTTCACAGTTGTAGCCGTGCTTTAACAAATTATGGGAACTCGAAAATCCTGGAATCATCCGACAAAGCATTAATATAATGCGAGTCCATCCGCTGTATTGCTAAGATTATTGCCGGGAAGCAACTTACGTTGAGGTGCTTCCTGAACACTCAGCTCGGCTAGCATTTAATCAACATACAGTACTCGAGTTCACTAACACATGCTACTTTCCTatatactctttttttattctgttacATTGTTTTAAAGCAATTCCCTATTCGAAGAAGGTTCttgaaattgattttattttgggATAGACATTTTTTCGGCAGTAGAAAACCTTTTGAACTCTGAAGAGTGTGGGAAATGAAGCCCTTTGCAGAACCAAGCAATAAATTCTTCCAAGAAATCTTTGATGACATTTAAAACCAATAAGATTGGAGACCTTTGCAGGAATAAACGAGTTTCAACGAAACATAGCAAAGAGATTTATTGCTTTCTTATGAGTCTCAGTTTTTAATCAATCATTGGGAATAACATCTTTCACTTACTGCTGAAAGATATAAactcttcttttattattcgTATAAAAActcgtttaaaaattgttttcaccTTAAATTCCTGGATATTGAATATGGTTAAGGCGCAGACTAATGGGCAACACTGATCTATTTGAATTTCTAATTGTGCCAATAGCGTATTCTCGTGGTGAGGTATTTTTCCGAGTAAACAAGGTGGTGAGTGTTCTCGTACGTGCTACGCAGGTGTGACATCTTTTCGTTGATTTATAAATTATTCTCGTTAAAGATCTTTAGAAAAGAGTACTATAACATGcgatatatacatatatgtaatCCCGCATGACCGCGTATTCCTGGATTTCTTGCGCTAAAAATTGCATGACAAATTGTAAAAGATTAATATTACGCagatttattatttaactCTGTAAAACCACTCCAGTTAATGTGATTTTCTAGAATGAAAAAACcttaaattcgttttttttttcaacattttattaaGTACAAAGCGACAGGAGACATTGCTGTAAGATCTTCAGAATCTGTTGACTTTTCGGATGTGGACCATTTTTGCTACTATGTGTTATTCCTAGAAGTGGTCTCGGTCTACGAGCAAGTTTTGTTTCCCCTTTCCATCTTTCATTGAGAACACGCTTTTTAGTACTTGAAATGCAAAgttccaataatttttttccagacaagAAGGGAATAGTTATCTTCCTTAAGTCAGTTAATTTCCAGTCAAACTCTTTCAGATAGGTTGCTCCTTAATGGGAAATCTGAAGCCATTAATGATTATTTGAAATGGTATCGTAAAGTTTTGGTTGTTAACAAAAATTGTCTTCGTGATCCAGCACGAAATTTATGCTATATATTTGCTGGATTTTGTGCACATTTCCATGTATTCCCAATATGTAATATCTGTTTCAAGCGATgaaatatgtagaaaaaagttctcttcAGAACTACAAATCTGAAAACAGCAGTTGATTTTTCTCACGCTCAAATTCAAGCAAAATGGATGTATACACGCATCCATATTCATGTGTGGGAAGGTGTCCAGATATAGCTAAAAAAAGTCCCAGATTTTTCCGCGGACTAATTGAAAGACATCCCCAGCCTTGTGTTACTCACCTGCATTATTCAGCACACTTGAATTTATCATCAACCCTTGACCTACCTTTTCTGGGGATTCTGCGGACATATTTTACTTAAAGTTACTATCCTGGAGATCTTCCGTGTGCTCTTTCACTTGTCATATCGGATAAATTTGTCACGTATACAGACCTTTTTGATTGTTGATCAGGAATTATGTATCATAGGCCAATCAGATCTAGAAATTTCACCTCGTCCTCCTGCTTATTTTAAGGTAATTTTCCGCAAATAAAGAGTAATTCCGAGCGAGCGAATGGTGGGAATCGTAGTCGCGATTTACGCGAGCCACCTTCATCCAACGGGAGGATGTGGTGCGGTCGGTAAGAAGTttggctgtgactgcacggtCGACCGATGGCTCAAAGCCGATCTAATGCCATCAATCACCTTCATCCTTCCAGGGAGAATAAATTGGTGatagatttgtctgggagtaTGGAAGCACCGTCGCGGATTCGCCCCCGCatgtcattgtaaggctgcacgcgcgttcataaGCCTCAagggattctgaattgaagttgaacaaGGAGGTGCATACTCAGAGggactgatcaacgccgtgtactttatcctttatcctttatcccttaaATCAGCTTTTGCGCGCTACACGTTGCCAAAATGGGATTCATAATGtcaaatttaataataatgtaatatctTAGTTTATTCTGCGCGTAAacttcgtgtttttttttttgatttttattatgtGACTCCTCGTGTGGAACTACACGGAAAATAGGTATTCAGAAGCGaactaagtgaaaaaaataatgtacaAAATAGAAAGCATGTTGTTTTTTATGGAGGGGATCTTTTCATAAATGCTGATGAATTACTTATTAAACTGCTTAAAGAAGAGGACGTTAAAATTAGGCTGTTTACATTTTTCAGATTCTTCAAACCTCCATTGCTTGAGGaagttgaaaatatttatCATTCACGTGAATCTCATCATAACTCTTCCACTACCAGGCAAAAGAAAGGATGATTCTactttaattaaataaattggGCGCTGTTTGTTATGACGGGAATTATGACAGTCTCAAAAGGaagataatttcatttctttgttgaTATAAGTCATCAAAATGTCAATATAACAGGACTGAGATGTTCTGTAAGGAAAAAACGTCGCTTACTGTGCTCTACAGCCATCATTCAAATGTATTTAAAATAGTTTAAAGAACAACAATCATGTTTTATAGcttagaaatcaaaaatattacaACTTTATCACCTCTCAGACCTTTAATTGATGTGCTGGATCTCTTTTGTGGAAGTCTAACCATCATACCTGCATAATTTACATAGGAGTTGGCCACATTTGAAATGCCcccgtatttttatttttgctgtaGTTAtagttaattaaatttttatcaaCCAAAAAATACCAGTATTTTGgcgattttttgtttcttgtgcaCGTTCCAAGTTCTATGTACTTCCAATCACTTCACCGTTgtaaatcaaattttcaatccaaaaataaaaaaaaaatgaaaaataaaaaatcaaaatgttccagaaaacgagcgtatttttcttaaaaaaaataggtttGTGCTATAAAAAATTAGTTGCATCAAATTACCTTCTGTATTGGCTTGTTTCGTTAGTGGTGGCGTTTGCAAAAATCTCGGATACCATAAAAGGAAACTTCGTTGTGTCTTTTCCATGAAACAAGCAGATGAGGGAAGCGAACCTACAAATCCAGATGAATCGAGAACACCAGACTGATTAGTTTAATCAGCGAAACAACTATTTTTACGttgctgaagaaaaatcacataaattagattattgaggaaattttgctGGAAAAGGAGTCTATGGATCCGTAGAAGACAGCGAATTCACTTCACGCTTTCATTACCTCATTCATActggtgtaaagagttgtttcgtCGTCTAAATTGACTGTCTGATGACAGAATTCTGTCTGATGCTCCTTTTGCACCTCATTTCTGAAGTGAAGTGGGTTTTCTGTTTTCGTCTTCAAATTACATACTTCGCTACTGTAGAGAACcaaacataaaaaattttacaaaatgcTGAGTTGACATTAAGATAAAAGGTCTAAATATAAAtaggaaattttcgaatttttatatgacaataaaaacaattgagAACTGATTAAAAGAGATGTctatacaaataatataataatattaattaaataggtcaatgtaaaaaaatataataaataatatgccTAGAACCTCTTGAGTGTTTCATCCAGATTGTTTCCTGCCTTATTAAACGCCTTATTAAACGATATTTTGGATTGCAAATGTCCGGATTCATGTtagcatgaaataaaaaaacaattatagtGTTTCAATCAGGCATCTTCGTTTCAACGTTggtctttctctcttttttctctctttttttttctcttttacgtGCATGCCTCGTGCATTTCATTGTATTTCTTTATCGAATAATTGACATTAGAATTCTCTGGGAAGCACGAAGAAGCTTAATATATAAGTGGGTCAATAGACAATGATATTAGTTCCGAATCAATTTATCCCCCTTCTCAAATTGTGACTACGTGGATAATTGAATCCATATTCATCCATAGGATTACT is a window encoding:
- a CDS encoding hypothetical protein (NECATOR_CHRX.G26235.T1); translation: MHTLLLLLFVLLPGIQNLRVKRQFNSPSYHLQQWEFDQVSYQRPYGYQQQTSYEHAPAYYNYYQQRYVTPHQAPSGWNVNSNEHSSYYSYPYNPYYSHQSSGYATAPPVRSSGSSYGRPPIIRDQEIVYSQNNVKTSSEPQDAYPTAPTNWEGSLNANYPVQSPTEETTTIQSGFGGSNFDSRFSGTFLARSPENEGGNQDKHGVEIAKEDAPKTDEFSMKSVGDDGTDSDINRKLAAGNPTEAEELPNEIPSTTLGPIDEKLKSVTDDKTTSDVVVEIMGTTPASVTAYPPEKDGPPLYIDAEDSSSSSTPPYPGAEDDVSSTTARPLGDSTIPMDEYVPTEVLPAATPQSEPETTTTAINDSSTSSNPDDKVILRSPPLPKEVAEKLKELGFSVLKLT
- a CDS encoding hypothetical protein (NECATOR_CHRX.G26236.T1), coding for MMIYTFLLCVGVVSAGVGRFRRGGYGRPDILPPPPIDSGLPPQEETPVFPPSGGGGYGRPNYPPPFPPSGGGNYGRPNDFTSVNVYDRPSGGGYGRPHGGYGRGGFGGGGFGDSDGGFGGGGSFNGPFGGGK